The following are encoded together in the Oreochromis niloticus isolate F11D_XX linkage group LG12, O_niloticus_UMD_NMBU, whole genome shotgun sequence genome:
- the pmpca gene encoding mitochondrial-processing peptidase subunit alpha — protein sequence MATHMSRCRTWSRVQRYGIAAYRKYSSGGGYPNISLSTPLPGIPKPLFASVDGQEKYETKITTLENGLKVASQNKFGQFCTVGILVNSGSRHEAKYPSGIAHFLEKLAFSSTAQYGSKDEILLTLEKHGGICDCQTSRDTTMYAVSAEVKGLDTVVSLLSDAVLQPRLLDEELEMTRMAVRFELEDLNMRPDPEPLLTEMIHAAAYRGNTVGLPRFCPAENVDKIDKNVLHSYLRNYYRPERMVLAGVGIEHEQLVESARKYLLDVKPVWGTSSAPNVDLSVAQYTGGIVKMEKDMSDVSLGPTPIPELTHIMIGLESCSYLEDDFIPFAVLNMMMGGGGSFSAGGPGKGMFTRLYLNVLNRHHWMYNATSYHHSYEDSGLLCIHASADPRQVREMVEIITREFIQMGGSAGEMELERAKTQLKSMLMMNLESRPVIFEDVGRQVLSTGKRKLPHELCHLISSVTAGDIKRVTTKMLRSKPAVAALGDLMELPSYEHIQAALSSKDGRLPRTYRLFR from the exons ATGGCGACTCACATGTCGAGGTGCAGAACCTGGAGTCGGGTTCAGAG GTATGGGATAGCAGCTTACCGGAAATACAGCAGTGGTGGCGGATACCCAAATATCTCCCTCTCTACACCGTTGCCTGGGATCCCCAAACCACTGTTTGCTTCAGTGGATGGTCAGGAAAAATATGAGACCAAGATTACCACTCTAGAAAATGGCCTCAAAGTTGCTTCCCAAAACAAGTTTGGTCAATTCTGCACAGTTGGAA TTTTGGTTAATTCGGGATCCAGACATGAAGCAAAGTATCCAAGTGGGATCGCACACTTCTTAGAAAAACTTGCATTTTCt TCCACAGCACAGTATGGGAGTAAAGATGAAATCCTTCTTACGTTGGAGAAACACGGGGGGATCTGTGACTGTCAGACATCTAG AGACACCACAATGTATGCAGTGTCTGCTGAAGTGAAAGGTCTGGACACAGTGGTCAGTCTTCTGTCTGATGCTGTTCTGCAGCCTCGGCTGCTGG ATGAAGAGCTCGAGATGACCAGAATGGCGGTGCGTTTTGAGTTAGAAGATCTCAACATGAGGCCAGATCCTGAGCCGTTACTCACTGAGATGATCCATGCT gcTGCATATCGAGGCAACACAGTCGGACTGCCTCGTTTTTGTCCTGCAGAAAATGTGGATAAGATTGACAAGAATGTGCTTCACAGTTACCTGCGTAACTATTACCGTCCAGAGCGCATGGTGCTGGCAGGAGTGGGCATCGAGCACGAGCAGCTGGTCGAAAGTGCCAGGAAGTACCTGCTGGACGTGAAGCCAGTGTGGGGAACAAGTTCAGCGCCCAACGTGGACCTCTCTGTAGCACAGTACACTGGTGGCATCGTCAAG ATGGAGAAGGATATGTCAGACGTGAGCCTCGGCCCCACCCCCATCCCAGAGCTTACCCACATCATGATCGGCCTGGAGAGCTGCTCCTACCTG GAGGATGACTTTATCCCATTCGCTGTGCTCAACATGATGATGGGTGGAGGCGGCTCCTTCTCTGCAGGAGGACCCGGGAAAGGCATGTTCACCCGACTGTACCTGAATGTCCTTAACAG ACATCATTGGATGTACAACGCCACCTCCTACCATCATAGCTACGAGGACAGCGGCCTACTGTGCATCCATGCTAGTGCAGACCCCAGACAG GTGAGAGAAATGGTGGAAATAATCACCAGAGAGTTCATTCAGATGGGCGGCAGTGCAGGAGAG ATGGAGCTGGAGAGGGCAAAGACTCAGCTGAAGTCCATGTTGATGATGAACCTTGAATCACGGCCGGTTATTTTTGAAGACGTTGGTCGTCAGGTTCTCTCCACAGGAAAGAGAAAGCTGCCACATGAGCTCTGTCATCTAATAA GCAGCGTGACAGCTGGTGACATTAAAAGAGTGACCACCAAGATGCTGCGCAGTAAGCCAGCTGTCGCAGCGCTTGGAGACCTCATGGAGCTGCCCTCATACGAACACATCCAGGCCGCCTTGTCCAGCAAGGACGGACGTCTGCCCCGCACATACCGCCTCTTCAGATAG
- the inpp5e gene encoding phosphatidylinositol polyphosphate 5-phosphatase type IV: MTEDGEDGPLHHSCEAPGKGDSIANDSSKLKTSIVDVKSTNGHKDDHRLRNTGEGISPYQPRPPLLPRLSKSSKSISLEETVRTRRLRNSQESLSDPAETGSSTDSLKEDETIVAPSGFVLQGTAAVRNERDPSARPHSAVPTGSPAFRDRGSSLSDYERRPRSQQSDLTVQQWRATKVRLSPVQPTGPLPALEKSFASATLRAANRIDRDCLDYAMPAREKLGERLHRNLSDSRLLENMGSDSASVNSMRSTYSVLSPIRPQDMRNRSFMEGSVLGSGALLGAEELDRLFPDRRVGIYIATWNMQGEKGLPVNLDDLLLPTDSEFAQDFYVIGVQEGCPDRREWETRLQESLGPYYVMLYAASHGVLYLTVFVRRDLIWFCSEAEHATVTTRIISQIKTKGAVGIAFTFFGTSFLFVTSHFTSGDAKVYERILDYNKIIEALALPKGLPDTNPYRSTPSDVTTRFDQVFWFGDFNFRLDKDRSEVEAIMSSTVGGDMSPLLEHDQLSKEMKEGSIFKGFQEASIHFLPTYKFDIGCDVYDTTSKQRTPSYTDRILFRSRQANDIKTLMYTSCSNIKTSDHRPVIGVFQVKLRPGRDNIPLCAGQFDRSLYLEGIRRRRITREIKTKEAMKNQSSTICTIS; this comes from the exons ATGACTGAGGATGGAGAGGACGGCCCCCTCCATCACTCCTGTGAGGCTCCTGGTAAAGGAGACTCGATTGCCAATGACAGCAGCAAACTCAAGACCTCCATAGTAGATGTGAAATCCACCAACGGGCACAAGGATGACCATAGGCTTAGAAACACAGGGGAAGGGATCAGTCCGTATCAGCCCCGCCCCCCCTTGCTACCCAGACTGTCGAAGTCCAGCAAAAGCATTTCATTGGAGGAGACTGTGAGAACCAGGAGGCTGAGAAACAGCCAGGAGAGTCTGAGCGACCCAGCTGAAACCGGCTCCTCCACAGACTCGCTTAAAGAGGATGAAACTATTGTAGCTCCGAGTGGGTTTGTTCTCCAGGGTACAGCTGCAGTGAGGAATGAGCGGGATCCCAGTGCGAGACCCCATTCTGCTGTTCCAACTGGATCCCCAGCCTTCCGGGACAGAGGGAGTAGTCTTTCTGACTATGAAAGGAGACCCCGTAGCCAGCAGAGCGACCTTACAGTCCAGCAGTGGAGGGCCACCAAGGTGCGCCTGTCTCCGGTGCAACCCACCGGACCACTGCCTGCTCTGGAGAAGAGCTTTGCGTCAGCCACTTTAAGGGCAGCTAATAGGATTGACAGGGATTGTTTGGATTATGCCATGCCGGCCAGAGAGAAGCTGGGAGAAAGGCTCCACAGGAACCTGAGCGACAGCCGGCTTTTGGAGAACATGGGCTCGGATAGTGCCTCTGTCAACTCCATGAGGTCCACCTACAGCGTACTCAGCCCCATCAGACCGCAGGATATGAGGAACAG GAGTTTTATGGAGGGCAGCGTGCTGGGTAGTGGTGCCTTGCTTGGGGCTGAGGAGCTGGACCGCCTCTTCCCCGACAGGAGAGTTGGCATCTACATCGCCACTTGGAACATGCAAGGAGAGAAG GGCCTTCCAGTCAACTTAGATGATCTCCTCCTTCCGACCGACTCTGAATTTGCACAAGACTTTTATGTTATTGGGGTCCAGGAGGGCTGTCCTGACAG GAGGGAGTGGGAGACCAGACTTCAGGAGAGTCTGGGACCTTACTATGTCATGTTATATGCAGCTTCACATGGTGTTTTATATCTCACTGTATTTGTCAGAAGAGATCTCATCTGGTTCTGCTCAG aGGCGGAGCACGCCACAGTCACAACGAGGATCATCTCGCAGATCAAGACCAAAGGCGCAGTGGGGATTGCCTTCACCTTTTTTGGCACTTCTTTCCTTTTCGTTACTTCCCATTTTACCT CCGGTGATGCCAAAGTCTACGAGAGAATACTTGATTACAACAAGATTATCGAGGCTCTAGCTCTTCCAAAAGGCCTTCCAGATACCAACCCTTACCGCTCCACACCAT CTGACGTCACCACAAGATTCGATCAGGTCTTCTGGTTTGGAGACTTTAACTTTCGGCTGGATAAAGACAGGAGTGAGGTGGAGGCCATCATGAGCTCCACAGTAGGTGGCGATATGAGCCCTCTGCTGGAGCACGATCAGCTCTCCAAGGAAATGAAGGAAG GGTCAATCTTTAAAGGTTTCCAAGAGGCATCAATACACTTCTTACCCACGTACAAATTCGACATTGGTTGCGATGTCTACGACACCACTTCTAAACAGAGAACACCTTCATACACA GACAGGATCCTATTCAGGAGCAGGCAGGCTAATGACATAAAAACACTCATGTATACCAGCTGCTCGAACATCAAGACCTCGGACCACCGGCCTGTCATTGGTGTCTTTCAGGTCAAACTCAGGCCAGGAAGAGACAA CATTCCTCTGTGTGCCGGACAGTTTGACCGAAGTTTGTACTTGGAAGGTATCAGGAGGAGGCGAATCAccagagaaataaagacaaaggAGGCCATGAAGAACCAAAGCAGCACGATCTGCACCATCTCTTGA
- the LOC100705620 gene encoding gamma-crystallin M2-like, with translation MTTTGMNMMSRIIFYEDRNFQGRSYEVMNDCPDMSSYLSRCHSCRVERGCFMVYDRTNYMGNQYFLRRGEYADYMSMMGMNDCIRSCRMIPMYRGSYRMRIYERENFGGQMYELMDDCDNIMDRYRMSNCMSCNVMDGHWLMYEQPHYRGRMMYMRPGEYRSFMNMGFSGMRFMSMRRITDSCY, from the exons ATGACTACCACTGGAATGAACATGATGAGCAGG ATCATCTTCTACGAGGACAGGAACTTCCAGGGTCGTTCCTATGAGGTCATGAACGACTGCCCTGACATGTCCTCCTACCTGAGCAGATGCCACTCCTGCAGGGTTGAGAGAGGCTGCTTCATGGTGTACGACCGCACCAACTACATGGGCAACCAGTACTTCCTGAGGAGGGGTGAATATGCTGACTACATGAGCATGATGGGCATGAACGACTGCATCAGGTCCTGCCGTATGATCCCCATG TACAGGGGATCCTACAGGATGAGGATCTACGAGAGAGAGAACTTTGGTGGTCAGATGTATGAGCTGATGGACGACTGTGATAACATCATGGACCGTTACCGCATGTCCAACTGCATGTCCTGCAACGTGATGGATGGCCACTGGCTGATGTACGAGCAGCCCCACTACAGAGGCAGAATGATGTACATGAGGCCTGGAGAGTACAGGAGCTTCATGAACATGGGATTCAGCGGCATGAGGTTCATGAGCATGAGGCGCATCACTGACTCCTGCTACTAG